A single genomic interval of Roseomonas aeriglobus harbors:
- a CDS encoding YggS family pyridoxal phosphate-dependent enzyme codes for MPNDDPARRLAAIHATIAQGCKLAGRDPADVTLIAVSKMHDAHAIRPLIAAGQRVFGENRVQEAAEKWPALREETPDIALHLVGQLQSNKAADAVALFDAIHSVDRPSLIAALARAMDAQDRRLPCFVQVNLGDEPQKGGCAVADVSALLAEARAADLPVAGLMCVPPADLEPAPYFALLAKIARDEGLHGLSMGMSSDLETAVRIGATHVRVGTALFGARA; via the coding sequence ATGCCGAACGACGATCCCGCGCGCCGCCTGGCTGCGATCCACGCGACCATTGCCCAGGGCTGCAAGTTGGCCGGGCGTGATCCTGCCGACGTTACGTTGATCGCGGTGTCGAAGATGCACGACGCCCACGCCATCCGCCCGCTGATCGCCGCCGGGCAGCGCGTTTTCGGCGAGAATCGCGTGCAGGAAGCGGCCGAGAAATGGCCCGCGCTGCGCGAGGAAACGCCGGACATCGCGCTCCACCTCGTCGGACAGCTCCAGTCGAACAAGGCAGCCGACGCGGTCGCGCTGTTCGATGCGATCCATTCGGTGGACCGCCCGTCGCTGATCGCCGCTCTCGCCCGTGCGATGGACGCGCAGGACCGCCGTCTCCCGTGCTTCGTCCAGGTCAACCTCGGCGACGAACCGCAGAAGGGCGGCTGTGCGGTCGCCGATGTGTCTGCGCTGCTCGCCGAGGCGCGCGCCGCTGACCTGCCGGTCGCCGGCCTGATGTGCGTGCCCCCGGCCGACCTGGAACCTGCCCCCTATTTCGCGCTGCTCGCCAAGATCGCGCGTGACGAAGGGCTGCACGGCCTCAGCATGGGCATGAGCAGCGATCTGGAAACCGCGGTCCGCATCGGCGCAACCCATGTCCGCGTCGGAACCGCGCTGTTCGGGGCGCGGGCGTGA
- a CDS encoding DUF3576 domain-containing protein: MISRSRIALVSLTLIALAGCGRGDRPNADLAASRVTTIGVNSYLWRATLDTLSFMPLLQTDSNGGVIVTDWYTNPNTPTERMKVTVSILDQDLRADAVRVAALRQINQGGQWVAAPVQAATVQKLEDIILTRARDLRRGAIAN, from the coding sequence ATGATTTCGCGTTCGCGTATCGCCCTCGTGAGCCTGACCCTGATCGCGCTTGCCGGTTGCGGCCGGGGCGACCGTCCCAATGCCGATCTCGCCGCGTCGCGGGTGACGACGATCGGCGTGAACAGCTATCTGTGGCGCGCGACGCTCGACACGCTGAGCTTCATGCCGCTGCTGCAGACCGATTCGAACGGCGGCGTCATCGTGACCGACTGGTACACGAATCCAAACACCCCGACCGAACGCATGAAGGTCACCGTATCGATCCTGGACCAGGACCTGCGTGCCGACGCCGTCCGCGTCGCGGCACTCCGCCAGATCAACCAGGGCGGCCAGTGGGTCGCGGCACCCGTGCAGGCGGCGACCGTGCAGAAGCTGGAAGATATCATCCTGACGCGCGCGCGCGACCTGCGCCGCGGCGCGATCGCCAACTAA
- a CDS encoding thiamine phosphate synthase, with product MRRRHPLPHVWLMTDTRMGDALWEALQRLPRGAGVVVRHYGLPLIERRAVLTRVERIARARGLVVLGAGGLVGSGGVHNGRTVRGLSTRAAHDRAQIVAAVRSGADAVFVSPVFATRSHVGAPGLGVVRLGLLVRGARVPVIALGGMDARRARRVRAMGVYGWAGIDAWLKAGHALARATSKGFRGAPAKIGAQLA from the coding sequence ATGCGCCGCCGCCACCCCCTGCCCCATGTGTGGCTGATGACCGATACGCGAATGGGCGACGCCTTGTGGGAAGCGCTGCAGCGCCTGCCGCGCGGCGCCGGCGTGGTGGTGCGCCATTACGGCTTGCCCTTGATTGAGCGGCGGGCGGTGCTGACGCGGGTCGAGCGGATCGCGCGGGCGCGCGGCCTGGTGGTGCTGGGCGCCGGGGGACTGGTCGGCAGCGGGGGCGTGCATAATGGGCGAACTGTGCGCGGGCTGTCGACGCGCGCGGCGCATGACCGGGCGCAGATCGTCGCAGCGGTGCGGAGCGGGGCGGATGCGGTGTTCGTGTCACCGGTCTTTGCCACACGGTCGCATGTCGGCGCGCCGGGATTGGGCGTGGTCCGGCTCGGGCTGCTCGTACGCGGGGCGCGCGTTCCGGTAATCGCGCTCGGCGGGATGGATGCCCGGCGGGCGCGGCGGGTGCGGGCGATGGGGGTCTATGGGTGGGCTGGGATCGATGCTTGGTTGAAGGCCGGCCATGCACTTGCGCGAGCGACATCAAAGGGTTTTCGCGGTGCCCCGGCGAAGATCGGGGCCCAGTTGGCTTAG
- a CDS encoding ParB/RepB/Spo0J family partition protein — MIDDTPASARKPRSGLGRGLSALLGDAVVEAPVNGEGGAVPSGVRTLPVSAMKPHPGQPRRHFDEDKLDELSRSIAQRGLIQPIVVRPHGHDYQIVAGERRWRAAQRARLHEVPVIVRELSDADTMEIALVENIQRADLNAIEEAEAYRRLIDQFGHTQEALGKLVDKSRSHVSNLLRLLDLPEGVRTMVVQGELEMGHARALIGAPDPLALARRVVDEGLSVRETEKLARAAKPEARKGKASAPASNGAPDADIAALERQLGDLLGLTIRIAHTEKGGTLTLTYSTLDQLDMVCQRLSGERI, encoded by the coding sequence ATGATCGACGACACACCCGCATCCGCCCGCAAGCCCCGTTCGGGTCTCGGTCGCGGGTTGAGCGCGCTGCTCGGCGACGCTGTCGTCGAAGCGCCGGTGAACGGAGAGGGCGGGGCGGTCCCGTCCGGCGTCCGGACACTGCCGGTCAGCGCGATGAAACCGCACCCGGGGCAGCCGCGTCGGCACTTCGATGAGGACAAGCTTGACGAGCTTTCGCGCTCGATCGCGCAGCGTGGGCTGATCCAGCCGATTGTCGTGCGCCCGCATGGCCACGACTATCAGATCGTCGCGGGCGAACGCCGCTGGCGTGCAGCACAGCGCGCGCGGCTTCACGAAGTGCCGGTCATCGTCCGCGAGTTGAGCGATGCCGACACGATGGAAATCGCGCTGGTCGAAAATATCCAGCGCGCCGACCTCAACGCGATCGAAGAGGCGGAAGCCTACCGCCGGCTGATCGACCAGTTCGGACACACCCAGGAAGCGCTGGGCAAGCTGGTCGACAAGTCGCGCAGCCATGTCTCGAACCTGCTTCGCCTGCTCGACCTGCCCGAGGGTGTGCGGACGATGGTGGTGCAGGGCGAGCTGGAAATGGGCCACGCCCGGGCGCTCATTGGCGCACCCGATCCGCTGGCATTGGCGCGCCGCGTCGTCGACGAAGGCCTGTCGGTACGCGAGACCGAAAAGCTGGCGCGCGCGGCAAAGCCCGAAGCGCGCAAGGGCAAGGCCAGCGCTCCGGCATCGAACGGCGCCCCCGATGCCGACATTGCGGCGCTCGAACGTCAGCTGGGCGATCTGCTGGGCCTGACCATTCGTATCGCGCATACGGAAAAGGGCGGCACGCTGACGCTGACCTATTCGACGCTCGACCAGCTCGACATGGTGTGCCAGCGCTTGAGCGGCGAGCGAATTTAA
- a CDS encoding ParA family protein has product MKVIAIANQKGGVGKTTTAINVGTALAATGSRVLLIDLDPQGNASTGLGIKRNDRHTSSYDLLVGDGTLADAAIATQVPRLDVVPATVDLSGAEIELIDFDARTHRLDRTVQRSDARWDVVLIDCPPSLGLLTINAMVAAHALLVPLQCEFFALEGLSQLLSTVERIRSRFNPGLSILGVVLTMFDRRNRLTDQVSDDVRAVLGKVVFDTVIPRNVRLSEAPSHGLPALIYDHRCVGSQAYIALARELILRLPNVAKAAA; this is encoded by the coding sequence ATGAAAGTCATCGCCATCGCCAATCAGAAGGGTGGGGTCGGAAAAACCACTACGGCGATCAACGTCGGCACTGCGCTCGCGGCTACGGGATCGCGCGTGCTTCTGATCGACCTCGATCCGCAGGGGAACGCCTCGACCGGGCTCGGAATCAAACGCAACGATCGCCACACATCGAGCTACGATCTGCTCGTCGGCGATGGTACGCTCGCCGATGCCGCGATCGCCACGCAAGTCCCGCGGCTCGACGTCGTTCCGGCAACGGTTGACCTGTCGGGCGCGGAAATCGAGCTGATCGATTTCGACGCGCGCACCCACCGGCTCGATCGCACCGTCCAGCGCAGCGACGCGCGATGGGATGTCGTGCTGATCGACTGCCCGCCGTCGCTCGGGCTGCTGACGATCAACGCGATGGTCGCGGCGCACGCGCTGCTCGTGCCGCTTCAATGCGAATTCTTCGCGCTTGAAGGACTGAGCCAACTACTGAGCACCGTCGAGCGGATTCGCTCGCGGTTCAATCCGGGGCTGTCGATCCTGGGCGTCGTCCTGACGATGTTCGATCGTCGCAACCGCCTGACCGATCAGGTGTCGGACGATGTGCGCGCCGTGCTCGGCAAGGTTGTGTTCGACACCGTCATTCCGCGCAATGTGCGCCTTTCCGAAGCACCGAGCCATGGCCTGCCCGCGCTGATCTACGACCATCGCTGTGTCGGCTCGCAAGCCTATATTGCGCTCGCTCGTGAACTCATCCTCCGTCTCCCCAACGTCGCCAAGGCCGCCGCATGA
- the rsmG gene encoding 16S rRNA (guanine(527)-N(7))-methyltransferase RsmG, producing the protein MTEQEAKRWLSKRFGTDAIDRVGAFVELLLKEAERQNLISAATIPAVWSRHIVDSAQLLDHAPADWEHWTDIGSGAGLPGLVVAALTMRRVTLIEPRKLRVDFLRNCADALKLPDVFVVHGKAERVSDIGTVDVVSARAVAKLEVLLAAAKGFTAKTTTFILPKGESAHSEVASARRTWHGQFHVKHSVVDPTSGIVVASGVAAR; encoded by the coding sequence ATGACCGAACAAGAAGCAAAACGCTGGCTGTCGAAGCGGTTCGGCACCGATGCGATCGATCGTGTCGGGGCCTTTGTCGAACTGCTGTTAAAGGAGGCCGAGCGCCAAAATCTCATATCTGCAGCGACAATCCCGGCCGTTTGGTCACGGCATATCGTCGATTCCGCGCAGCTTCTTGATCACGCCCCGGCGGATTGGGAACACTGGACCGACATCGGATCCGGCGCCGGCTTACCTGGTCTGGTCGTAGCGGCGCTTACGATGCGCCGTGTTACCTTGATCGAGCCGCGGAAGTTACGGGTCGATTTTCTTCGTAACTGCGCGGACGCGCTGAAGTTGCCGGACGTGTTTGTGGTCCATGGAAAGGCAGAACGGGTTTCCGATATCGGAACCGTGGACGTCGTCTCCGCTCGCGCAGTTGCCAAGCTTGAGGTCCTGCTTGCCGCGGCCAAGGGGTTCACCGCAAAGACGACGACATTCATCCTACCCAAGGGCGAAAGCGCACATTCGGAAGTGGCGAGTGCACGACGGACGTGGCATGGTCAGTTTCACGTGAAACACAGTGTCGTCGATCCGACCTCCGGCATCGTCGTCGCCAGCGGAGTTGCCGCGCGATGA
- a CDS encoding leucine--tRNA ligase, with translation MSRFNASVADAKWQAAWDERGTFAADDSSPKPKSYVLEMFPYPSGKIHMGHVRNYTMGDVLARFRRMTGHEVLHPMGWDAFGMPAENAAMEKGVHPGAWTYDNIAAMKAQLKRLGFALDWTREFATCDPTYYGHEQALFLDLLAAGLVYRKESAVNWDPVDMTVLANEQVIDGRGWRSGALVEKRKLNQWFLKITDFADELLEGLGGLEHWPDKVRLMQENWIGKSEGLRFRFALSDGGEVEVFTTRPDTIFGASFVAVAADHPIAQAMAGDPAVADFIAACKAGGTSAAEIETQEKLGYDTGLRATHPLDPSIQLPVYIANFVLMDYGTGAVFGVPAHDQRDFEFATKYALPIRRVVADGDTTAPEFTDSEAYTGPGRLVNSHFLDGMDVADAKRAVISRAEAGGWGDGTTVWRLRDWGVSRQRYWGTPIPIIHCDACGVVPVPKDQLPVVLPDDVSFDVPGNPLDRHPTWKHVACPSCGADARRETDTLDTFVNSSWYFIRFASQPGDKPFDKAVAESWLPVGQYIGGVEHAILHLLYARFWTRALRRVGKIDVAEPFAGLFTQGMVTHETYKDPAGSWLAPEQVADGKVIATGEPVTVGRVEKMSKSKKNTVDPSPIVDRYGADAVRWFMLSDSPPERDLPWSEAGIEGAWRFVQRVWRLVEGVDAADGADAELDRKLHRTIAGVAEDVEALAFNKAVAKLYELTSAIEKAKPSASKAQAVATLVRLVAPMIPHMAEEAWGLLGQDGLVADAAWPEVDPALLVDDSVTIAVQVNGKLRDTLTVPKGSAKDALEAAALASAGVQRILEGATPKKVIVVPDRLVNIVA, from the coding sequence GTGTCGCGGTTCAACGCGTCCGTCGCCGATGCCAAGTGGCAGGCGGCGTGGGACGAGCGCGGCACCTTCGCCGCGGACGATTCGTCGCCCAAGCCCAAGAGCTACGTCCTGGAGATGTTCCCCTATCCGTCGGGGAAGATCCACATGGGTCACGTCCGCAACTACACGATGGGCGACGTGCTGGCGCGTTTCCGCCGCATGACGGGCCACGAAGTGCTCCACCCGATGGGCTGGGACGCCTTCGGCATGCCGGCCGAAAACGCCGCGATGGAAAAGGGCGTTCACCCCGGCGCCTGGACCTACGACAATATCGCGGCGATGAAGGCGCAGCTGAAGCGGTTGGGCTTCGCGCTCGACTGGACGCGCGAGTTCGCGACCTGCGATCCGACGTACTACGGGCATGAGCAGGCACTGTTCCTCGACCTGCTGGCCGCAGGGCTGGTCTATCGCAAGGAATCGGCGGTCAACTGGGACCCGGTCGACATGACCGTGCTGGCCAACGAACAGGTCATCGACGGCCGCGGCTGGCGGTCGGGCGCGCTGGTCGAGAAGCGCAAGCTGAACCAGTGGTTCCTGAAGATCACCGACTTTGCCGACGAGCTGCTCGAAGGCCTCGGCGGCCTCGAGCATTGGCCTGACAAGGTGCGGCTGATGCAGGAGAATTGGATCGGCAAATCCGAAGGCTTGCGCTTCCGCTTCGCGCTCAGCGATGGCGGCGAGGTCGAGGTGTTCACGACGCGGCCCGACACGATCTTCGGCGCAAGCTTCGTCGCGGTCGCGGCCGATCACCCGATTGCGCAGGCGATGGCGGGCGACCCGGCGGTCGCGGACTTCATTGCGGCGTGCAAGGCAGGCGGTACGTCGGCTGCCGAGATCGAGACGCAAGAGAAGCTGGGATACGACACGGGGCTGCGCGCGACGCATCCGCTCGATCCGTCGATCCAGCTGCCCGTCTACATCGCGAACTTCGTGCTGATGGACTACGGCACCGGCGCGGTATTCGGCGTGCCGGCGCACGACCAGCGTGACTTCGAATTCGCGACGAAATACGCGTTGCCGATCCGCCGCGTCGTGGCGGACGGCGATACGACCGCGCCCGAGTTCACCGATAGCGAGGCCTATACCGGGCCCGGTCGCCTCGTGAATTCGCACTTCCTGGATGGGATGGACGTCGCCGACGCCAAGCGCGCGGTGATTTCACGCGCCGAGGCCGGTGGCTGGGGCGACGGCACGACCGTCTGGCGCCTGCGGGACTGGGGCGTCAGCCGCCAGCGCTATTGGGGCACGCCGATCCCGATCATCCACTGCGACGCGTGCGGCGTGGTGCCGGTACCGAAGGACCAGCTGCCGGTGGTGCTGCCGGACGACGTCAGCTTCGATGTGCCCGGCAACCCGCTCGACCGTCATCCGACGTGGAAGCATGTCGCGTGTCCGTCGTGCGGTGCCGACGCGCGGCGCGAGACCGACACGCTCGACACTTTCGTCAATTCGAGCTGGTATTTCATCCGCTTCGCCAGCCAGCCGGGCGACAAGCCGTTCGACAAGGCCGTTGCCGAGAGCTGGCTGCCGGTCGGGCAGTATATCGGCGGGGTCGAGCATGCGATCCTCCACCTGCTCTACGCACGCTTCTGGACGCGCGCGCTGCGCCGGGTCGGTAAGATCGATGTCGCGGAGCCCTTCGCCGGCCTGTTCACCCAAGGCATGGTGACGCACGAAACCTACAAGGATCCCGCCGGCAGCTGGCTGGCGCCCGAGCAGGTCGCCGACGGCAAGGTCATCGCGACGGGTGAGCCGGTGACGGTCGGCCGCGTCGAGAAGATGTCCAAGTCGAAGAAGAACACGGTCGATCCGTCGCCGATCGTCGACCGCTACGGCGCGGACGCGGTGCGGTGGTTCATGCTGTCGGACTCGCCGCCGGAACGCGACCTGCCGTGGAGCGAAGCGGGAATCGAGGGCGCATGGCGCTTCGTCCAGCGCGTATGGCGTCTGGTCGAGGGTGTCGACGCGGCCGACGGCGCCGATGCGGAGCTCGACCGCAAGCTGCACCGCACGATCGCCGGCGTGGCCGAGGATGTCGAGGCGCTGGCGTTCAACAAGGCCGTCGCCAAGCTCTACGAACTGACCAGCGCGATCGAAAAGGCCAAGCCGTCGGCGTCGAAGGCACAGGCCGTGGCCACGCTCGTCCGCCTCGTCGCGCCGATGATCCCGCACATGGCCGAGGAAGCTTGGGGTCTGCTCGGCCAGGACGGCCTGGTCGCCGATGCGGCATGGCCCGAGGTCGATCCGGCCCTGCTGGTCGATGACTCGGTGACCATCGCGGTGCAGGTCAACGGCAAGCTGCGCGACACGCTGACCGTGCCCAAGGGATCGGCCAAGGACGCTCTCGAGGCCGCAGCACTGGCGTCGGCCGGCGTTCAGCGTATTCTGGAGGGCGCCACTCCGAAGAAGGTCATCGTCGTGCCCGACCGCCTGGTGAATATCGTCGCATGA
- a CDS encoding HAD family phosphatase: protein MTPIPVRFGALLFDFDGVLVETEYAGNRHIAEYLTGIGHPTTAQDSMDQFMGLSGADFIAAIERWIDRPLPDDFAIAREAENDRVIREGVGAVAGAVAFVRALSADLPRAIVSSSSTAWIRAHLDHIGLSDAFGDHIYSGKEHVVRGKPAPDLYLHAADRLGVAIADCAILEDSPVGATGAVASGAYVVGLCAGTHCGIGHADRLTALGVSAVAGDFEEVARLLA, encoded by the coding sequence GTGACGCCGATCCCGGTTCGCTTCGGTGCGCTGCTGTTCGACTTCGACGGCGTGCTGGTCGAAACCGAATATGCCGGCAACAGGCACATCGCCGAATATCTGACCGGCATCGGCCACCCGACCACCGCGCAGGATTCGATGGACCAGTTCATGGGCCTGTCGGGCGCGGACTTCATCGCCGCGATCGAACGCTGGATCGACCGCCCGCTGCCGGACGATTTCGCGATCGCGCGCGAGGCGGAGAACGACCGGGTGATTCGGGAGGGTGTCGGCGCCGTCGCCGGTGCCGTCGCCTTCGTCCGCGCGCTGTCGGCGGACCTGCCTCGCGCGATCGTCTCGTCGAGTTCGACTGCCTGGATCCGCGCGCACCTCGACCACATCGGCTTGAGCGACGCGTTCGGCGACCACATCTATTCGGGCAAGGAACATGTCGTGCGCGGCAAGCCTGCGCCCGACCTCTATCTTCACGCCGCCGACCGGTTGGGCGTCGCCATCGCCGATTGCGCGATCCTGGAGGATTCGCCCGTCGGCGCGACCGGCGCAGTGGCGTCGGGCGCCTATGTCGTCGGGCTTTGCGCCGGCACGCATTGCGGCATCGGCCATGCCGACCGGCTCACTGCGCTCGGCGTCAGCGCCGTTGCGGGTGACTTCGAAGAGGTCGCCCGGTTACTCGCCTAG
- a CDS encoding LON peptidase substrate-binding domain-containing protein: protein MSDAPASTRLSIFPLPGAILFPRMHLPLHIFEPRYRAMVGDALARDRRIGMIQPRGPAKDPSGAPPLFDIGCVGKIADVEALDDGRYNIVLEGLARFRIVRELDVTTSFRQVEAMLEPTPAGEILNLGERAALEAESRKFADVHGYAVDWEGVARLDDESLVNGIAQIAPFDPASKQALLEAATLSQRAELIVQLMTFFGHHDEDSGTLQ, encoded by the coding sequence GTGAGCGACGCCCCCGCCTCGACGCGCCTGTCGATCTTCCCGCTGCCGGGAGCGATCCTGTTTCCACGGATGCACCTGCCGCTGCACATCTTCGAACCGCGGTACCGCGCGATGGTCGGCGACGCGCTGGCGCGTGATCGTCGAATCGGGATGATCCAGCCGCGCGGGCCCGCCAAGGATCCGAGCGGCGCGCCGCCGCTGTTCGACATCGGTTGCGTCGGCAAGATCGCCGATGTCGAGGCACTGGACGACGGCCGCTACAATATCGTGCTCGAAGGACTGGCGCGCTTCCGGATCGTCCGCGAGCTCGACGTCACGACCAGCTTTCGTCAGGTCGAGGCGATGCTGGAGCCGACGCCGGCCGGCGAAATCCTCAACCTCGGCGAACGCGCGGCGCTGGAGGCCGAATCGCGCAAGTTCGCCGACGTCCACGGCTATGCCGTCGACTGGGAAGGCGTCGCGCGGCTGGACGACGAATCGCTCGTCAACGGCATCGCCCAGATCGCGCCGTTCGATCCTGCGTCGAAACAGGCGCTGCTCGAAGCGGCGACGCTGTCGCAGCGGGCGGAGCTGATCGTGCAGCTGATGACGTTCTTCGGTCATCACGACGAGGATTCTGGAACGCTGCAATAG
- a CDS encoding tetratricopeptide repeat protein, translating into MATLGLSPADKEAVEAFRRDVVEPSMTNLVIIEFWAEWCGPCKQLAPVLEKVAADYAAKGVVLKKIDVDANKFIAAQFQVRSIPTVYAMFQGQLAADLTSARTESQLKAMLDQLLRQLPIQSDEAAQEAELEPLIAMAEGVLAEGDWTRALSIYEQLADMAPDHTVVAAGRARALVAAGRVDEAADVLDALPADAAKAPEVARARSAIDLARTATPVADLSGLEARVAADPTDHEAAMELAGGQMAAGDRDAAAATLLRSIATDKDWNEGAARAQLLKLFEAVGLEDPWVSAHRRKLSAILFG; encoded by the coding sequence TTGGCCACGCTAGGACTTTCGCCCGCCGACAAGGAAGCCGTGGAGGCCTTCCGCCGCGACGTCGTCGAACCGTCGATGACCAATCTGGTCATCATCGAGTTCTGGGCGGAGTGGTGCGGGCCGTGCAAGCAGCTGGCGCCCGTGCTGGAGAAGGTCGCGGCGGATTATGCGGCCAAGGGCGTCGTGCTGAAGAAGATCGACGTCGACGCGAACAAGTTCATCGCCGCGCAATTCCAGGTTCGCTCGATCCCGACGGTCTATGCGATGTTCCAGGGCCAGCTCGCTGCCGACCTGACCAGCGCGCGCACCGAATCGCAGCTGAAGGCGATGCTCGACCAGTTGCTGCGCCAGCTGCCGATCCAGAGCGACGAGGCTGCGCAGGAGGCGGAGCTCGAGCCGCTGATCGCGATGGCGGAGGGTGTGCTGGCCGAGGGCGACTGGACCCGCGCGCTGTCGATCTACGAGCAGCTCGCCGACATGGCCCCCGACCATACCGTCGTCGCCGCGGGCCGCGCCCGCGCGCTGGTTGCGGCGGGTCGGGTAGACGAGGCGGCGGACGTACTCGATGCGCTGCCCGCCGACGCCGCGAAAGCGCCCGAAGTCGCCCGCGCCCGCTCAGCGATCGATCTGGCCCGCACCGCGACCCCGGTCGCCGACCTGTCGGGACTGGAAGCGCGCGTCGCTGCCGATCCGACCGATCACGAAGCGGCGATGGAACTCGCCGGCGGCCAGATGGCGGCGGGCGACCGCGATGCCGCGGCGGCGACGCTGCTGCGGTCGATCGCGACCGACAAGGACTGGAACGAGGGCGCGGCGCGTGCGCAGTTGCTCAAACTGTTCGAAGCGGTCGGTCTGGAGGACCCCTGGGTCTCCGCACATCGCCGCAAGCTGTCCGCGATCCTGTTCGGGTGA
- a CDS encoding DUF72 domain-containing protein, protein MTHPPIRAGIGGWTFEPWRSGVFYPEKWPQKRELKYAASKLTAIEVNGTYYSGFKPDTFAKWRDETPDGFVFTLKASRYCTNRKMLADAGPSIEKFVGQGITELGDKLGPILWQFMATKTFDADDFAAFLKLLPAKQDGIALRHAVQVRHESFTVPEFVAMCRAANVAIVYAQSDDYPGIADVTADFVYARYETAVADEAAGYADANLDRIAATARAWATGREPNDLPYVTQDAAKAARETFVFFISGAKERNPAAAQALIARLGE, encoded by the coding sequence ATGACCCACCCCCCGATTCGCGCCGGCATCGGCGGCTGGACCTTCGAGCCCTGGCGTAGCGGCGTGTTCTATCCCGAGAAGTGGCCGCAGAAGCGCGAGCTGAAATATGCCGCGTCGAAGCTGACGGCGATCGAGGTCAACGGCACCTATTATTCGGGCTTCAAGCCCGACACCTTCGCGAAGTGGCGCGATGAGACGCCGGACGGGTTCGTGTTCACGCTCAAGGCATCGCGCTATTGCACCAATCGCAAGATGCTGGCCGACGCCGGGCCGTCGATCGAGAAGTTCGTTGGTCAGGGGATTACCGAACTCGGCGACAAGCTCGGCCCGATCCTGTGGCAATTCATGGCGACGAAAACGTTCGACGCCGACGACTTCGCCGCATTCCTGAAACTGCTTCCGGCCAAGCAGGACGGCATCGCGCTGCGCCATGCGGTGCAGGTGCGGCACGAGAGCTTCACCGTCCCCGAGTTCGTCGCGATGTGCCGCGCGGCCAATGTCGCGATCGTCTATGCGCAATCGGACGACTATCCGGGAATCGCCGATGTCACGGCGGACTTCGTCTATGCCCGCTACGAGACGGCGGTCGCGGACGAGGCGGCCGGCTATGCGGATGCCAATCTCGACCGGATCGCGGCGACCGCGCGGGCGTGGGCGACGGGCCGCGAGCCGAATGACTTGCCCTATGTGACGCAGGACGCCGCGAAGGCGGCGCGCGAGACGTTCGTATTCTTCATTTCCGGCGCGAAGGAACGCAATCCGGCCGCCGCGCAGGCGTTGATCGCGCGGCTAGGCGAGTAA